The Pseudonocardia sp. HH130630-07 DNA window AGTGCCTGGTGGCCCCGGGCCCCGCCGCCCTGCCCGCGATCGCCGCGGCGCTGAGGGCCCGCCGGTACGACTGCGTGGTCGTCGGCGGCGGCATCCGGGGTGCACCGGAGCTCCTCGGGTTGTTCGAGGAGGTCGTGAACCTCGCCCGCGAGCACGCTCCGGCCGCCCAGATCGCCTTCAACACGACCCCGTCGGACTGTGCCGACGCGGTGCGGCGCCGGATCCCGGCGCCCGGGGTCACACCACCGGGGTGATCGCCCGCAGCGCCTCCGACGCGCGCACGGCCCTCGTCAGGTCGGCCAGCGCGCGGCCGTGGGCGGCGGCCAGCCCGGCCGACTCCGGGGTGAGCGTCGAGCGGTCGGCGTAGCCGGAGTGGTCGAGGTAGAGCCCGGGGGAGAGGACCTGTACGGCGAAGAATCCGGCCAGCACCGACCGCAGGCCGTCGACGGCGAGGAAGTGGTGACCGCTCGCCCCGGTCAGGACCACCGCCGCCGCCTTCCCCTGCAGCGGGGCGGTCGGCTCGCCCCACCTCCCCCGCTCGGTGGCCTCCAGCAGCGCGCGCAGCGCGGCCGTGTGCCCGGCCCGGTAGA harbors:
- a CDS encoding NAD(P)H-dependent oxidoreductase — its product is MSDRIRVLGVVAGPEPGGRTATAVAGLLDGAAGAGADTRSMELSQVPTAEVLAAFADADAVVFGSPVYRAGHTAALRALLEATERGRWGEPTAPLQGKAAAVVLTGASGHHFLAVDGLRSVLAGFFAVQVLSPGLYLDHSGYADRSTLTPESAGLAAAHGRALADLTRAVRASEALRAITPVV